GGCAATCTTGTCGGCCAGGCCGAACACCACGCCCATGTCGTGCTCCACGGTGAGCAGGGTCTTGCCCTTCGTCACGTCGCGGATCAGCTCGATGAAGCGGCTGGTCTCGCTCTTGCTCATGCCGGCGGTGGGCTCGTCGAGCAGCACCACCTCGGCACCGCCGGCGATGGTGATGCCGATCTCGAGCGCGCGCTGCTCGGCATAGGTGAGGTTCATCGCCAACGTGTCGCGGCGGCGCTCGAGGTTCAGCATGGCCAGCAACTGCTCGGTGCGCGCGTTCACATCGTCCAGCCGCGACAGGAACCGCCAGAACGCGTAGCGGTGGCCCATGCTCCACAACACGGCGCAGCGCAGGTTCTCGAACACCGACAGCCGCACGAACAGGTTGCTCACCTGAAAGCTGCGGGCCAGGCCGCGGCGGTTGATCTCGTAGGGCGTGAGCCCGAGGATGCTCTGGCCGTTGAGGCGGATGTCGCCGCTGCTGGCACCGAAGCGGCCGCTGATCAGGTTGAACAGCGTGCTCTTGCCCGCGCCGTTGGGGCCGATGATGGCCACGCGCTCGCCGGGCCGCACCTGCAGCTGCG
This portion of the Aquabacterium sp. OR-4 genome encodes:
- a CDS encoding ABC transporter ATP-binding protein, translating into MSGRSEFAVELLDLHKRFGKTEIIRGAQLQVRPGERVAIIGPNGAGKSTLFNLISGRFGASSGDIRLNGQSILGLTPYEINRRGLARSFQVSNLFVRLSVFENLRCAVLWSMGHRYAFWRFLSRLDDVNARTEQLLAMLNLERRRDTLAMNLTYAEQRALEIGITIAGGAEVVLLDEPTAGMSKSETSRFIELIRDVTKGKTLLTVEHDMGVVFGLADKIAVLVYGEVIAFDTPDAVRANARVQEAYLGSVLADQQAAGH